The Bacteroidota bacterium genome includes a region encoding these proteins:
- a CDS encoding CBS domain-containing protein, translating into MKISASIYSSKEKSLPDLVKELDDYIVDYFHIDCNDNLSVFDDIKTIRSLSKTPVDLHIISSQPEMFFQKIIENNVDLVTFQYENLKNGINIPKEIKSKLGLAIVSETETEVFEKYKDSFDFILFMTTTPGKSGGTFNKENFKKIREFHNRYPNKKIHVDGGVTADISFVLRNMGVYSVVSGSYLVNSLMMGNAMHNLRSQYYVPSGMHVRDVMMSKEEIPIINEKSSFADVLKSIDEFNFGFTTVADESGKLKGLISNADVRKGLIKKISDLNKVEVNDIVNRKPIHVYDDFTITEMIEFIKNTKQNILYLPVVDRNNNLIGAITFTNLIKGE; encoded by the coding sequence ATGAAGATTTCCGCATCCATATATTCAAGTAAAGAAAAATCACTTCCTGATTTGGTAAAAGAACTTGACGATTATATTGTTGATTATTTTCATATTGACTGCAACGATAACCTTTCTGTTTTTGACGATATAAAAACAATCCGAAGTCTCAGCAAAACTCCTGTTGATTTGCACATCATCAGTTCTCAACCAGAAATGTTTTTTCAAAAAATTATTGAGAACAATGTTGACCTTGTTACTTTTCAATACGAAAATCTAAAAAACGGCATTAACATCCCAAAGGAAATAAAATCAAAACTCGGACTGGCAATCGTTTCGGAAACAGAGACTGAAGTGTTTGAAAAATATAAAGACAGTTTTGATTTTATCCTGTTCATGACTACTACGCCAGGGAAAAGCGGAGGAACATTCAATAAGGAAAATTTTAAAAAGATTCGTGAGTTTCATAATAGATACCCCAATAAAAAAATTCATGTAGATGGTGGCGTTACTGCTGATATTTCTTTTGTGCTTCGCAACATGGGAGTTTATTCCGTTGTGTCAGGTTCGTATCTAGTCAACTCATTGATGATGGGCAACGCAATGCATAACTTGAGAAGCCAGTATTATGTTCCTTCGGGCATGCACGTGCGAGATGTAATGATGAGCAAAGAGGAAATCCCAATTATCAATGAAAAATCTTCTTTTGCCGATGTTTTAAAAAGCATTGATGAATTTAATTTCGGATTCACCACCGTTGCTGATGAAAGCGGAAAACTGAAAGGACTCATTTCAAATGCGGATGTTCGCAAAGGACTTATCAAAAAAATTTCAGACCTGAATAAAGTGGAAGTGAACGACATTGTCAACAGAAAGCCCATTCACGTTTATGATGATTTTACTATTACAGAAATGATAGAGTTCATCAAAAACACAAAGCAGAACATTCTATATTTGCCTGTGGTTGACCGCAATAATAATCTCATTGGTGCTATAACATTCACTAATCTTATTAAAGGGGAATAG
- a CDS encoding bifunctional 3-deoxy-7-phosphoheptulonate synthase/chorismate mutase, with protein sequence MIIKLKNSVDETKANELGKELQSFVLKQNGSFLLVTPNRLKEVEEKHKSLVAESFVFNDDIQLASKKYFSGTREIKISDEISIGGKTNNTVVITGPCSVESEEQIEQAAQLCKKLGVKILRAGAFKPRTSPYTFQGMGVDGLKLLDKMRNKYGLKIISEVRDSTHVQEIIQYSDIIQIGAKSMYDHGILKACAKIKKPVLLKRGFGTTVQEFVQAAEFILSGGNENVILCERGIRTFETKTRFTLDLCGVAWLKEHTNLPVILDPSHAIGYAYGVSDLTRACMAMGCDGLLIETHPNPAVAKSDASQQLNFDEFTKLYESLKPIAKAIGRNII encoded by the coding sequence ATGATTATTAAATTGAAAAATTCAGTTGACGAAACCAAAGCAAACGAACTTGGAAAAGAATTGCAGTCGTTTGTGTTGAAGCAAAATGGCTCTTTTCTTCTTGTCACACCAAATAGACTCAAAGAAGTTGAAGAGAAGCACAAGTCATTGGTTGCTGAAAGTTTTGTTTTCAATGACGATATCCAGCTCGCGAGTAAAAAATATTTTAGCGGAACACGAGAAATAAAAATTTCTGATGAAATTTCAATAGGGGGAAAAACAAATAATACAGTTGTCATTACCGGACCCTGCTCGGTAGAATCTGAAGAGCAAATAGAACAAGCCGCACAACTTTGTAAAAAACTCGGTGTAAAAATTCTCCGTGCTGGTGCTTTCAAGCCGAGAACTTCTCCTTATACTTTTCAGGGAATGGGGGTTGATGGGTTGAAACTGCTTGATAAGATGCGCAACAAATACGGACTGAAAATTATTTCTGAAGTACGAGACAGTACTCATGTTCAGGAAATTATTCAGTATTCTGATATTATTCAGATTGGAGCGAAGTCAATGTACGACCACGGAATTCTGAAAGCATGTGCGAAAATAAAAAAACCCGTTCTCCTTAAGCGCGGATTCGGAACAACTGTTCAGGAATTCGTTCAGGCAGCAGAGTTTATTTTATCGGGCGGAAATGAAAACGTGATTCTCTGCGAGCGCGGCATCCGCACTTTTGAAACTAAAACAAGATTCACATTGGATTTGTGTGGAGTGGCATGGTTGAAAGAACATACGAATCTCCCTGTTATTCTTGACCCAAGCCATGCAATTGGTTATGCATATGGTGTTTCTGATTTAACACGTGCATGTATGGCGATGGGATGCGATGGCTTACTGATTGAAACACATCCAAATCCTGCTGTTGCAAAATCAGATGCTTCTCAGCAATTAAACTTTGATGAGTTCACAAAACTTTATGAATCACTCAAGCCGATTGCAAAAGCTATTGGCAGAAATATTATTTAA
- a CDS encoding HAD hydrolase family protein, whose protein sequence is MNPKIKFLTLDVDGVLTDGGVYITEKGDIAKKFNVKDGVGIRTAIKKGIYVAFISAGKSKKLHNARAKMLGIKFVYSGDEEKLEVVSRWCKKLKISLDEVAHIADDTNDINLLSAVGFSACPNDAVEEVKKIVKVILDKKGGDGCVREFIEKHLL, encoded by the coding sequence GTGAATCCGAAAATAAAATTCCTAACCCTTGATGTGGACGGTGTTCTCACTGATGGAGGCGTTTACATTACCGAAAAAGGCGACATCGCAAAAAAATTTAATGTGAAGGATGGAGTGGGTATTCGCACGGCAATAAAAAAAGGAATCTATGTGGCGTTTATCAGTGCCGGGAAAAGCAAAAAACTCCACAACGCCCGCGCCAAAATGCTCGGAATTAAATTTGTTTATTCAGGCGATGAAGAAAAACTGGAGGTTGTTTCCCGCTGGTGCAAAAAATTAAAAATCAGCTTGGATGAAGTCGCTCACATTGCGGATGATACCAATGATATTAATTTACTTTCCGCTGTTGGATTTTCCGCCTGCCCGAATGATGCAGTCGAAGAGGTCAAGAAAATTGTAAAAGTTATTCTTGACAAAAAAGGCGGTGACGGTTGCGTTAGGGAGTTTATCGAAAAGCATCTGCTGTAA
- a CDS encoding NupC/NupG family nucleoside CNT transporter yields the protein MERFTGLIGIALIFGIAFLASNNRKAINYRLVISGVILQIIIAVLVLKVEPVTKFFQLLGKGMQKIEQFAKQGADFAYGGIAAVNYTGKVENYTAPHVFVFAFNITSTIILVCVLVAIFYHIGLMQRIVSVIAKAMNFIMRVSGAEALSNVASAFVGQVEAQVMIRPYLSGMTKSELLASMSGSLACIAGGILIVYASMGAKAEYLIAASLMAAPGALVIAKIVYPETEESQTMGNVKLEVKSSYSNLIDAISHGAADGFKISMNVIAMLIGFIALIALINWLLGHVHAGLSLDYLFGKVFFPFAWAMGVPAQDLNSAATLLGQKLTINEFVAFKNLTSSAVPVLTQKGTLIVSIAICGFANFSSVGMQIGGISALVPERRADLAKLGLKALLCGTLASYLSASIAGILS from the coding sequence ATGGAAAGATTTACCGGATTGATTGGCATCGCTCTGATTTTCGGAATTGCCTTCCTCGCATCCAACAACCGCAAAGCCATCAATTACCGCCTCGTTATCAGCGGTGTCATACTTCAGATTATAATTGCCGTATTGGTTCTGAAAGTAGAACCCGTCACAAAATTCTTTCAACTGCTTGGAAAAGGGATGCAAAAGATTGAGCAGTTCGCCAAGCAGGGAGCCGATTTTGCCTACGGAGGAATTGCAGCGGTTAATTACACAGGCAAAGTAGAGAATTACACAGCGCCTCACGTTTTTGTTTTTGCTTTCAATATTACTTCTACCATTATTTTAGTTTGCGTGCTGGTTGCTATATTTTATCACATCGGACTTATGCAGCGGATAGTTTCTGTGATTGCAAAAGCGATGAACTTTATCATGCGTGTGAGTGGGGCAGAAGCATTAAGCAATGTGGCGAGCGCTTTTGTCGGACAAGTAGAAGCGCAGGTGATGATTCGACCGTATCTGAGCGGAATGACAAAAAGCGAATTGCTTGCTTCCATGAGCGGAAGTCTGGCTTGCATCGCTGGAGGAATTTTAATTGTGTACGCCAGCATGGGCGCGAAAGCAGAATATTTAATTGCCGCAAGTTTGATGGCGGCTCCCGGAGCGCTGGTGATTGCAAAAATTGTTTATCCCGAAACAGAAGAATCACAAACGATGGGAAATGTGAAACTCGAAGTGAAAAGCAGTTACAGCAATTTGATTGATGCCATCAGCCATGGTGCGGCAGATGGTTTTAAAATTTCTATGAACGTGATTGCCATGCTCATCGGTTTTATTGCGCTCATCGCTTTGATCAATTGGCTGCTCGGGCATGTTCACGCTGGATTATCGCTGGATTATTTGTTCGGGAAAGTTTTTTTTCCTTTTGCGTGGGCAATGGGAGTTCCCGCGCAGGATTTGAACAGCGCAGCCACGTTACTTGGACAAAAACTTACTATCAATGAATTTGTAGCATTTAAAAATCTCACGAGTTCTGCCGTTCCTGTTCTCACACAAAAAGGAACTTTAATAGTGAGTATTGCGATATGCGGTTTCGCTAACTTCAGCAGCGTGGGTATGCAGATTGGCGGCATCAGCGCTTTGGTTCCGGAACGAAGAGCGGATCTGGCAAAACTCGGATTGAAAGCTTTGCTGTGCGGAACACTTGCATCCTATCTCTCCGCCAGCATTGCGGGAATATTGAGCTGA
- a CDS encoding bifunctional nuclease family protein, producing MKKVKLDIIGLSYSQTQAGAYALVLGEMKGKRRLPIIIGGFEAQAIAIQLEKMTPSRPLTHDLFKNFADTFNVKLIEVIIYNLVEGIFYAKLICNDGEKEVEIDARTSDAIALAVRFDCPIFTYEFILSAAGIILEDQPKEGLGSSAIEEPVVKKSSEKDDKDLTKKSTEELKEMLKNAIDGENYERASRIRDELNKRKKS from the coding sequence GTGAAAAAGGTAAAACTTGATATTATCGGACTCTCTTACAGCCAGACACAGGCAGGAGCATACGCATTGGTGCTCGGTGAAATGAAAGGCAAAAGACGCCTGCCGATTATCATAGGAGGATTTGAAGCGCAGGCAATCGCCATTCAACTGGAAAAAATGACACCCAGCCGTCCGCTCACGCACGACCTTTTCAAAAACTTTGCCGATACATTCAACGTAAAACTTATTGAAGTAATCATTTACAATCTCGTTGAAGGAATTTTTTACGCCAAGCTGATTTGCAATGACGGAGAAAAAGAAGTGGAGATTGACGCACGCACTTCCGATGCCATCGCGCTTGCCGTTCGTTTCGACTGCCCTATTTTTACCTATGAATTTATTCTTTCTGCCGCGGGAATTATTCTGGAAGACCAGCCGAAAGAAGGATTGGGTTCCTCCGCCATCGAAGAACCCGTTGTAAAAAAATCTTCAGAGAAAGATGACAAAGACCTCACAAAAAAATCTACCGAAGAGCTGAAAGAGATGCTCAAGAACGCCATTGACGGAGAAAACTACGAACGCGCATCCCGCATCCGCGATGAGCTGAACAAGAGAAAAAAATCTTGA
- a CDS encoding electron transfer flavoprotein subunit alpha/FixB family protein — protein MSVLIFAENWGGKFKKSTYEAISYGSEIAKQVGGNVTAVVIGNVSDEDMKSLGKYGAQKVLSVKNDKLNALNPSAFASAIAQASQKENAKVVIVSYTYSGRSVAGRVAVKLKAGLVAGAVQLPSSGGGAGGGLTIRKKCFSGKGLTDVTISSEIKIIGLYPNSFHLDTGEGSAAIESFSPSFSDSDFNSTFKETKKTSDKIVLTEAEIVVSGGRGLKGPENWGMIEQLAELLGAATSCSKPVADVGWRPHHEHVGQTGITIAPNLYIAIGISGAIQHLAGVNSSKVMVAINTDKEAPFFKAANYGICGDAFEVVPKLIEEIKKFKSAH, from the coding sequence ATGTCAGTATTAATTTTTGCAGAGAATTGGGGAGGTAAGTTCAAGAAATCAACTTACGAAGCAATTTCTTACGGTTCTGAAATCGCAAAACAAGTTGGCGGAAATGTAACTGCTGTTGTCATCGGCAATGTGAGCGATGAGGATATGAAGTCGCTCGGAAAATACGGAGCGCAAAAAGTTTTGTCGGTGAAGAACGATAAACTGAATGCGCTGAACCCTTCCGCATTCGCTTCCGCCATCGCGCAGGCATCACAAAAAGAAAATGCGAAAGTGGTTATTGTCTCTTACACTTATTCAGGTCGTTCTGTTGCCGGAAGAGTTGCCGTGAAATTAAAAGCAGGACTTGTAGCAGGTGCTGTTCAACTCCCCTCCTCTGGAGGAGGGGCAGGGGGTGGTCTCACCATCCGCAAAAAATGTTTTTCAGGAAAGGGATTGACGGATGTAACCATTTCTTCCGAAATAAAAATAATCGGTCTTTATCCAAACTCTTTTCATCTTGATACCGGAGAAGGAAGCGCAGCGATAGAAAGTTTTTCTCCCTCCTTCAGTGATTCAGATTTTAATTCAACATTCAAAGAAACCAAAAAGACATCTGATAAAATTGTTCTCACCGAAGCGGAGATTGTTGTCTCTGGCGGAAGAGGATTGAAAGGACCTGAGAACTGGGGAATGATTGAACAACTGGCTGAACTTCTCGGTGCCGCAACTTCCTGCTCAAAACCTGTTGCCGATGTGGGATGGCGTCCGCATCACGAGCACGTTGGGCAGACAGGAATCACCATCGCTCCGAATCTTTATATCGCCATAGGAATTTCAGGAGCTATTCAACATCTTGCCGGAGTAAATTCTTCCAAAGTGATGGTGGCAATTAACACAGATAAAGAAGCGCCTTTTTTCAAAGCCGCCAACTACGGAATTTGCGGAGATGCATTTGAAGTGGTTCCGAAACTGATTGAAGAAATCAAAAAGTTTAAATCAGCACATTAA
- a CDS encoding electron transfer flavoprotein subunit beta/FixA family protein — MKFLVCISQVPDTTTKITFTPDKKAFNAQGVQFIINPSDEIALTRALELKEALGGTVSVINVGQANTEPNLRKALAIGADDATRVNAEPTDAYFVAFQIAEVIKKNTYDVILSGKESIDYNGGQVPMMIGELLGIPSVSVATKLDINGTTATLEREIDGGKEVVEMKLPFVAGAQKGMSEPRIPNMRGIMTARSKPLVVVEPAACEVLSSSAQFDLPPAKGECKMIDPNNVAELVNLLHTEAKAI, encoded by the coding sequence ATGAAATTTCTTGTCTGCATTTCTCAGGTTCCCGACACCACCACCAAAATAACTTTCACTCCTGATAAAAAAGCGTTTAACGCACAAGGCGTTCAGTTCATAATAAATCCTTCTGACGAAATTGCCTTAACCCGAGCTCTTGAATTGAAAGAAGCATTGGGCGGAACTGTGTCTGTAATAAATGTGGGGCAAGCCAACACCGAACCCAACCTCCGCAAAGCCCTTGCCATTGGTGCCGATGATGCCACCCGCGTGAATGCAGAACCAACCGATGCTTACTTTGTGGCTTTTCAGATTGCGGAAGTGATAAAGAAAAATACATACGATGTAATTCTTTCAGGAAAAGAATCTATTGATTATAACGGAGGACAGGTTCCGATGATGATTGGAGAATTGTTGGGCATTCCATCGGTTTCTGTCGCTACGAAACTGGATATCAACGGAACAACCGCAACACTCGAAAGAGAAATTGACGGAGGAAAAGAAGTGGTGGAAATGAAACTGCCGTTTGTGGCTGGCGCGCAGAAAGGAATGTCAGAACCACGCATCCCGAACATGCGCGGAATTATGACAGCCAGATCAAAACCTCTTGTGGTGGTTGAACCTGCTGCTTGCGAAGTGCTGAGCAGTTCGGCTCAATTTGATTTGCCACCGGCAAAAGGAGAATGCAAAATGATTGACCCGAATAATGTGGCTGAACTTGTAAACTTATTACATACGGAAGCGAAAGCAATTTAA
- a CDS encoding T9SS type A sorting domain-containing protein, which translates to MNNTTYFRNLIRINSKNSICSTRLAEQFSKRFMIALALVSGGWLLHANEASAQKKNDKPVYTCRLPLNDRPYTCCLKSIKVCELPVSDCKNNVLPSKETEQVKENDYAPKVHPKCGLDLLIKTVEVRDESENLADKPIENLLVIETLPKTIVEENVVIKDIESEIPEPLEELTSDIQEAPYEEFIQPITYTCVLYDPYPAEEILPLTDPIVESELGAGGLVTMGEDFQTIKGEEVYEMDNVKWLMANGNTSTINPVGNNSNGVNHHQPLTIDLTCYPNPTANGLVTIKYSVKENSSTGMVLFDMNGNLAKTLLAPQNLEASDYQSQFDLSDLQDGIYFCQLISGGNKTTTRIVISK; encoded by the coding sequence ATGAACAACACTACTTACTTCCGCAACCTTATCCGGATAAATTCCAAAAACAGCATTTGCAGCACACGCCTTGCTGAACAGTTCAGTAAACGGTTTATGATTGCCCTTGCACTTGTATCGGGTGGATGGCTCTTACATGCAAACGAGGCATCTGCCCAGAAAAAAAATGACAAACCAGTTTATACCTGCCGATTGCCTTTGAATGACCGACCCTACACCTGTTGCTTGAAATCAATCAAAGTCTGTGAATTGCCTGTTAGTGATTGTAAGAATAATGTATTGCCTTCAAAAGAAACCGAGCAAGTAAAGGAAAATGACTATGCACCGAAAGTTCACCCCAAATGCGGACTGGATTTGCTTATCAAAACGGTTGAAGTGAGAGATGAATCAGAAAATCTTGCGGATAAACCGATTGAAAACCTGTTGGTTATTGAAACACTTCCGAAAACAATTGTTGAAGAGAACGTTGTCATTAAAGACATTGAATCAGAAATTCCTGAACCGCTGGAGGAACTAACATCAGATATTCAGGAAGCACCTTATGAGGAATTTATTCAGCCCATCACGTATACCTGCGTGCTTTATGATCCATATCCGGCAGAAGAAATCCTTCCCCTAACTGACCCGATTGTTGAATCTGAGCTGGGAGCAGGCGGACTAGTGACTATGGGTGAAGACTTTCAGACTATAAAGGGAGAAGAAGTGTATGAAATGGATAATGTAAAATGGCTAATGGCTAATGGAAATACATCAACCATCAACCCCGTAGGAAACAATTCCAACGGGGTAAACCATCATCAACCATTAACCATTGATTTGACTTGTTATCCCAATCCAACAGCAAACGGTTTGGTTACAATAAAATATTCGGTGAAAGAAAACAGTTCAACCGGCATGGTGCTGTTTGATATGAATGGAAACCTTGCAAAGACATTGCTTGCTCCGCAAAATTTAGAGGCATCAGATTATCAAAGCCAATTTGACCTGAGCGATTTGCAGGACGGAATTTATTTCTGCCAGTTAATATCGGGAGGAAATAAAACTACAACGAGAATCGTTATAAGTAAATAA
- a CDS encoding T9SS type A sorting domain-containing protein, whose product MKLLSLFIVISGIANAQCQAAFTYSVSGNNIYLTDASTYSTAINYEWTFYNNCGSELTYFSNPPQWPFTTPYAGDYKVWLHISDGNLCNSTFYDTITVSGTHPPCSASFSNWKDTSIHKMGFYVNAPCYSKKWFWDFGDGNQDTAINLGYAPAVYHNYFTSGTYTVCTKVITQANDTCSFCDTVNIVIPASLNGTIFSDANSNCIKDGGDISLANWMVQAQNTSSLTNYYGVAASNGDYNVQVPAGNYDVSLLPLNNYWNQVCPLLPSSYSVSVNNDDTVLNLNFGMQAAVSCADLTVGIGTANQRRCLKNNFFYIQGSNNGTVPVSNALLKVNFDAKIIPLSSTLPWDSISGTEYFWKLGTMNPGQSVSFTVTDSVSCSAWWGDTLLSYAQILPLAGDCNTLNNYVEDVSVVTGSFDPNEKKAVTTTNKAPIIQGNILQTDTITYTIAFQNTGTDTAFNVTVFDELDPSLTVSSVISGISSHPYTLQILGTNVLKWTFNNILLPDSNVNEPASHGFIKFKVLQKPNNPIGTVISNYAGIVFDYNTSVNTDTVMLIVSTPTAIYESKGENNSISVSPNPTSGVFTIQSSDPSASLRVTAIEIVNLLGEKTYSTQLTQSTQLTINLSDKPNGVYFLQFTTEKGIARKKIVISK is encoded by the coding sequence ATGAAATTACTTTCCTTGTTTATTGTTATTAGTGGGATTGCAAATGCGCAATGCCAGGCTGCATTCACATATAGCGTAAGCGGCAATAATATATATCTGACTGATGCTTCCACTTATAGCACTGCTATCAACTATGAATGGACATTCTACAACAATTGCGGAAGCGAATTAACGTATTTCAGCAATCCCCCGCAATGGCCCTTTACTACTCCTTATGCAGGTGATTACAAAGTTTGGCTTCATATTTCAGACGGTAATTTATGCAACAGCACTTTTTATGATACAATTACGGTTAGTGGAACTCATCCGCCATGCAGTGCATCGTTTTCTAATTGGAAAGATACTTCAATACATAAAATGGGATTCTATGTAAATGCACCCTGCTATTCCAAAAAATGGTTCTGGGATTTCGGAGATGGAAATCAAGACACTGCGATAAATTTGGGTTATGCACCAGCAGTTTATCATAATTATTTTACATCTGGAACTTATACAGTTTGCACAAAAGTTATTACCCAGGCAAACGATACTTGTTCTTTTTGTGATACAGTTAATATAGTTATACCTGCCAGCCTTAACGGAACAATATTTTCAGATGCAAATTCCAACTGTATAAAAGACGGAGGGGATATTTCTCTTGCCAACTGGATGGTTCAGGCGCAAAATACATCTTCGCTAACTAACTATTATGGAGTGGCTGCATCGAATGGCGATTACAATGTGCAGGTTCCAGCGGGTAATTATGATGTGAGTTTATTGCCTCTGAACAATTATTGGAATCAGGTTTGCCCTTTATTACCTTCTTCCTATTCTGTTTCTGTAAATAATGATGATACAGTTCTCAATTTAAATTTCGGAATGCAGGCAGCAGTCAGTTGTGCCGATTTAACAGTGGGAATCGGAACAGCGAATCAGCGCAGATGTTTGAAGAATAATTTTTTCTATATACAAGGATCTAACAACGGAACAGTTCCTGTTTCAAATGCATTGTTGAAAGTGAATTTCGATGCTAAAATTATTCCACTAAGTTCAACACTGCCCTGGGATAGTATTTCCGGTACAGAATATTTTTGGAAACTTGGAACAATGAATCCGGGGCAATCGGTTTCATTCACTGTTACTGATTCTGTTTCATGCAGCGCATGGTGGGGAGATACACTTTTATCCTATGCTCAGATTTTACCTTTGGCAGGCGATTGTAATACACTTAATAATTATGTGGAAGATGTATCAGTTGTTACTGGTTCTTTTGATCCGAACGAAAAAAAAGCAGTTACTACTACGAACAAAGCTCCAATCATTCAGGGAAATATTTTACAAACAGACACAATTACTTATACGATAGCTTTTCAGAATACCGGAACGGATACTGCTTTCAATGTTACTGTGTTCGATGAGCTTGATCCGAGTCTAACTGTATCTTCAGTGATAAGCGGGATAAGCAGCCATCCATATACTCTTCAAATACTCGGAACAAATGTTCTTAAATGGACATTTAACAATATTCTTTTGCCCGACAGTAATGTGAATGAACCTGCAAGCCATGGATTCATTAAGTTTAAAGTTCTGCAAAAGCCGAATAATCCCATCGGAACAGTTATAAGCAACTATGCTGGAATTGTATTTGACTATAATACTTCTGTGAATACTGATACGGTTATGCTGATAGTAAGCACTCCAACAGCAATTTATGAAAGCAAAGGAGAAAATAATTCAATCAGTGTTTCCCCCAACCCCACCAGCGGAGTTTTCACCATCCAATCCTCAGACCCTTCGGCTTCGCTCAGGGTGACAGCAATTGAAATTGTAAATCTTCTTGGAGAAAAAACCTATTCAACTCAGTTAACTCAATCAACTCAATTAACCATTAACCTTTCCGACAAGCCCAACGGAGTTTACTTTCTCCAGTTCACCACCGAGAAAGGCATAGCGAGAAAGAAAATTGTAATCAGCAAATAA